A genomic window from Purpureocillium takamizusanense chromosome 2, complete sequence includes:
- a CDS encoding uncharacterized protein (COG:S~EggNog:ENOG503P9ZR), with protein sequence MLSLITHPNFEVTASTLRSTMINVDHGHEILALLGDRPETREFFDQSLLAIAITDSSKDMVTYLLDRLGNTLIVTATMITQASTNWKFGLEIAEMLLDRFPNDIHITDDIILSIMDVNSSDSTDSSKVHDVLQLLFKRVGPEFPVTERLLLGAARSEFEEGDEAVVFRLVLSRFSDILPIPDDVIMAAAENSNAWAAMLLLLRRRKPEIRITEEILCAAIPNMDSYSSLLCNAARHSVRITEKAIETAAKVSDREGFLQVLNAADTNIRITQDILLAAATNYDHNGIQIMWLLLRESMNADEVGIEILEEVLQGDKWGIMSVILKRRGATIRLDKDLIQGWISSERTCRKALKFLLQDKAAEVDSILDAMSADERAEFVERRDQLFKRFEQDSWEDIFKRQGK encoded by the coding sequence ATGCTGTCCCTCATCACTCATCCCAACTTCGAAGTCACAGCTTCAACGCTGCGCTCTACCATGATTAATGTGGATCATGGTCATGAAATTCTTGCCTTGCTCGGTGATCGCCCCGAAACCAGGGAGTTCTTTGACCAATCACTCCTGGCAATTGCAATTACAGACTCTAGCAAGGATATGGTAACATATCTTCTAGATCGACTCGGCAATACTCTGATTGTAACTGCGACCATGATTACACAAGCCTCTACAAACTGGAAATTTGGTCTGGAGATCGCCGAGATGCTCCTTGACCGGTTTCCCAACGACATCCACATAACAGACGACATCATCCTCTCCATCATGGACGTGAACTCGAGTGACTCGACCGACTCCTCAAAGGTTCACGACGTCTTGCAGCTACTGTTTAAGCGAGTTGGACCAGAATTTCCGGTCACAGAGCGACTGCTGCTAGGTGCTGCTAGGTCAGAGTTTGAAGAAGGTGACGAAGCAGTAGTTTTCAGGCTTGTCTTGAGTCGTTTCAGCGACATTTTGCCGatccccgacgacgtcatcatGGCTGCGGCGGAGAACTCGAATGCATGGGCTGCTATGCTGCTactcctccgtcgccgcaaGCCGGAGATACGCATCACAGAGGAGATCCTGTGTGCTGCAATCCCAAACATGGACTCGTACTCATCTCTGCTATGCAACGCGGCCAGGCACTCTGTCAGAATCACTGAGAAAGCCATAGAGACCGCTGCGAAAGTTTCGGATAGGGAAGGGTTCTTGCAGGTATTGAACGCTGCCGATACCAATATCCGAATTACCCAGGATATtcttcttgctgctgccaccaATTACGATCACAATGGCATCCAGATCATGTGGCTTTTGCTACGAGAATCTATGAATGCGGATGAAGTTGGAATCGAAATCCTCGAGGAGGTTTTGCAGGGCGACAAGTGGGGCATCATGTCCGTTATACTCAAACGGCGTGGCGCGACGATTCGTCTAGATAAGGATCTTATACAGGGTTGGATTTCTAGTGAACGTACTTGCCGGAAAGCGTTGAAATTTCTGTTGCAGGACAAAGCAGCCGAGGTTGACAGCATCCTGGACGCCATGTCTGCGGATGAGCGGGCAGAGTTTGTGGAACGACGGGACCAACTTTTCAAGCGGTTTGAGCAAGACTCTTGGGAAGACATATTCAAGAGGCAAGGTAAATAG